The following nucleotide sequence is from Salvia splendens isolate huo1 chromosome 2, SspV2, whole genome shotgun sequence.
AGCAAAGGCATTTCCTGACCAAGTACCTGTTGATCTGATCGAGGATTCCCCTTCAAAACCTCCTGGCACACCTGAAACAAGAATAGCCCGTGCATTGTTTGGCACGGACGACATGCACGAGCTTAAAGAGGATCGACAAATGGGTGACGAAGAAGATTTGAAATATATTGAGCAAAGCACAACTTTCAATGATCAAGTGCTGAAACTTTCAAATGAGAATCAACATCTCAAAGATGTTGTTGCGAAGGAGACTGGAAGAGCTGGAGAAGCTGAGAGTGAAGTTGAGAACTTGAGACGGGCCCTTGCTGATATCCGAGCTGAAAAGGAGAGTGTTCTCATCCAGTATCAAAAGTGTCTAGCAGAGCTATCCAGTGCCGAGAGGGAGCTCAACAATGCCAAGGATGACTCTGTCGAGCTCAATGAGAAAGCTAGCAGAGCTGAGATAGAAGTCCAGACGCTGAAGGAAGCTCTTGTTCAGTTAGAGGTCGAGAAGAATGCTGGACTCATTAAACACCTGATGTACTTAGAAAAGATAACAAATTTGGAAGAGAATAGCAGGGAACTGGGAGACAAAATCTGTAGATTAGAGCGTGAAAATGAAGAAGATTATAATCAATGTCTGGAAAAGATATCAATTCTCGAGAATCTGATCACCATTCTTGAGAACGAGGCTCGACTGCTCAAGAAACAAGCTGAGACAGCTGAAAACCAAGTCTCTGAGCTTCAGCAGTCCCTTGCAGATCTCaacaaggagaaagaagatTCTGCACTGCGCTACAAAAGCTGCTTAGAGACGATTTCCAAGCTCGAGAGGGACTTGATGAGTGCGAAAGAGGAAGTCAAGCGCCTCAACAATGATGTTTTGATTGGAAATCTGAAGCTCAGGACTGCTGAAGACAAGTATATCCTGTTGGAGATGTCAAATCTTTCACTGCAAACTGAGGCAGAGAAACTGGAAAAGAAGATTGCTGCCAAGGATGAAGAGCTATCCCGTAAGCAGGAGGAGTTGGAGAATCTCCAAACATGTTTGCAAGATGAACACTCACGTCGTGCAAGTGTCGAGGCCACTCTTCAGGACCTGCATTCTCAATCTCGAGACGATCAGAGGGCTCTGAGGCAGGAGCTGGAGAATGTGCTTTGCACTCTCAAGGACTTGGAAGCAAGGAAACTGGGACTTGAAGAAGAGATTTGTCAGGTTCGGGAAGAAAATCAAAGCCtgagtgaagcaaaatcataTTCGATTGAGAATATGCAGAACGAAATCCTTACCTTGAGGGAGATCAAGGAGAGACTTGAGAAGGAAGTTTCACGCCACACCGACCTAAGTAATTCTTTCAAGCAGGAGATAATGAGCCTGGAAGAGGAAATTGAGGGGCTGAATAGGAGATACCAGGCTTTAATTGAACAAGTTGAAGCAGCAGGTCTGAGCCAGAAGTGTGTGGTGAGTTCGATAAAGAGCTTGCAGAATGAGAACTCAATGCTGAGAGAGATAAATGAAGAGGCAAACGATGAGAGACAACTCCTGTCAGATAAGCTGAAGAGCATGCAAGAACTTCTGGATAAAAAGGTGGTCCTAGAAAGCTCCCTCTCGCGCTTGCAGAGTGAGCTGGAGAGCTCAAAGGACACGGTTAAAGCATTGCAAGAATCTTCCCGGTTTCTCCTAGGAGAAAAGGCTGCATTTGTGTCTGAGAAAGCTTCTCTACTGTCTCAGCTGAAGTCTATGACGGATAATATGCACAACCTACTGGAGAGAAATGCGGTCCTTGAGAATACCCTCTGCAATGCAAGAGTAGAACTCGAAGGTTTGAGGGAGAAATCCAAGGGATTGGAAGAGTTGTGTGATTTGCTTAAGAATGAAAGATCACATCTTTTGGAGGAAAGGAGTAGCTTGGCGACTAGGTTGGCAAACGTCGAGAGTAGACTAGAAACCTTGGAGAAAAGATATACGGGGCTGGAAGACAAGTGTATGAGCctggagagagaaaaggaggGTGTGCATTGTCAAGTCGAAGAACTCAAAATTTCATTGTTTATGGAGAAGCAAGAACGAAGTTCCTCCCAGCTCCAGAGCAATACCAGATTGGCTGGACTTGAAGACCAAATTCGTTTCCTGAAGCAAGAAAATGgctggaagaagaaggaatacgAGGAGGAACTCGAGAAATCACTAAAAGCTCAGTTTGAGATATCTATCTTGCACAAATTCATGAAAGATATGGAAGAGAAGAATTGCTCCCTCATCATTGAGTGTCAGAAACATGTTGAGGCGTCCAAACTGGCTGAGAAATTGATCTCGGAGCTGGAGAATGAGAGCCTCGAACAACAAGCGGAAGCTGAAGTCTTGTTGGATGAAATCGAGAGGCTGAGATTGAACATATACCAGGTGTTCAGGGCGCTTGAAGCTGACTCGGACTGTCATCCCGAGGATAAGATTGAGGGTGCCGTCCAACATATTCTAGGAGCTATCGAAGATAAGAAATGTTCCATCTTGAGCCATGAGAATGAAAAGGAGCTGCTCTTGGTCGAGAACTCAGTTCTCCTGACTCTCCTCGAGCAGTTGGAGTGCAAGGGGATGGAATTCGAGTTGCAGAGGAAGACATTGCAACAGGAGTTCAAAACAATGGGCACTATGGCTAAAACTGAAAAGGACAAACTCCAAGAACTGAATGCGATTTTAAAATCCGATGTAAGTGAGAGCCGCCAGCATGCTGCCATACTTGAAGCTGAATTGGAGAGTCTTACTATTAAGCAAGCTGATTTGCATAAATCCTATGATGCTTTGGAGGAGGCATACTTGCAAGTGAATCGAGATAATACAAACTTACTTAACAAGTTTTCTGATCTAAAGGAGGAGAAATATAAGGTAGATCAGCATAACAATGCTGCTCTACTTGAGTGGCTAGCAACAGCTAATGAATCAGTTGTGTTTAGGAGCTTTGTTGAGGAGAAGGCTTCGCAAGTAAAGCTACTTCTCAGTGATCTGAATAGACAGCATGATATCAGTTGTGGCCTTGAAAGAAAGATGTCTGCATTGGTAGAGAAGCTAGAGCTGCAAAACGCAGAAAACGAACTCTTGAAAGACACTGTTCGTAAATTGGAAGGAGAGATGCAAGGGATGAGAGAACACAATGTTgagatgaagaaggagattctTAGTGGTAAACATAGTTTGCTTCAAACAGAGGGAAAGCTCTTGGATGCAGAAAAGAAGCTTCAAACTGTTGAAACTTTCAACCTACAATTGTGCAGAACGGTGGATGAGCTGATGACTGATGTCCAAGAGTCGGCGCAGATGAAGGAGACTCTCGAGAATGACATCACCCAGCTGTCTGAAGCTAATTCAGCCCTGAGGGAGGAAATGGAGAGCCTAATGGTGATGAAGATGAACTTTGAGAGCGAGCTTTCACAACTCCGTGAGCAGATGGAAGAGAACACCATTAGAGAACAGGCTTTGTGTTCAGATCTCAAGGAGAAGAGCCACGAGTTTGAACTCTGGGAAGCAGAAGCAACTGCATTTTATTTTGACTTTCAGATCTCTTCTATCCATGAAGTTCTGTTCAAGAACAAAGTGCAGGAGCTTAGTGGAGTATGCAGGAAACTTAAGAATGAGAATGCTTCAAAAACATCTGAGATGGAGCAAATGAAAGGGCAGATTAGCTCGATGGAGAATGAGATAAGCGGGTTGAAATCACAGCTGTATGCATACAATCCAGTTATAGCTGCTCTAAAAGAGGATATAATGCTTCTTGAGCACAATGCACTTCTTCAGATGAAGCTGAAAGCATCCCGTAGCCATGAGACAGAGGTATcgatctctttctctctttttcacGTTAGTAGATCAAttcatttatgttttttatacTACATTTCATGTAATTGTGGTGAAAAAATCTTGATTTCATGCTTGTTAAATAATACATTTGCATCTTTCAGATTCTCGAATTCGTTGCAGATGACTCTGAAACAGTTGTTGAAGATTCATCTCTTGTTAGCTTACAGAGGTTGCAGATGAGAGTGAATGCGGTTGGGAAGTTGATGGAAGAGATGAACAAGCCGGCAGGCCCCAGAAGATCAATTTCCAAAAGCAACCAAGATTCTACATCGGGCGAGCTGGAGCAGGTGAAGTCCCGTTGTTTCTTGGGCAGGGACAAGCACGAGCACAACCGGAGGAAAGGGCCTGGAAGCGAGACAAGCAACACTCCCAAGCTGCAGAAGATAAAAACCAAAGCCTCTGAAGCAAAGAATGGAATGCTGATAAAAGACATTCCGCTTGATCAAGTCACGAGCGCCTCACTAAAAGCGATCCGCAAGAAAGGCAGTGGGAGGGTAGACGAACAGATGCTTGAGCTGTGGGAAACTTCCGCAGGGAAAAGAGACCTAACAATTGGCGAATCGCTTAGGAGGTCGTTCAAGATGAGTGATAAAGACATAGTGTACGATGAGTTTGAGAACGCGAAACGCATGTCTGATCCCCCCTTCACGGATTCTGACGCGGAGAAAGAGCTGGGTGTGGACAAGTGCGAGGTTTcaagaagcagcagcagcagtgaGCTGAACAGAGAAGTGAGTAGTGGCAGGAGAGTCCTGGAGAGGCTCACCTCCGATGCCCAGAAACTCGAGAGCCTTCAGACGACTGTGCTGAACCTGAGAGGCAAGCTGGAGACCAACAGAAAAGGTTACAGGAAGGCCAAGAATGTTGATCTTGAAACAGTTCAAGAACAGCTGCTGGAAGCAGAGGAAACGGTAGTGAATCTAGTGGATTTGAACGGCCGGCTTGTGAGGAGCATCGAGGAATGCCCTTCCCCGGATGGGAAGGCGTCGCCGCAGAAGAAAGAGGCTGTCAAGACGCGGAGAAGGAAGGTAACAGAGCAGGCGCGAAAAGGGTCTGAGAGGATCGGAAGGCTGCAGCTCGAGCTTCAGAAAATCCAGTACATCTTGCTGAAGGTGGAGGATGAGAAGAACAAATCTAGGAACAAGTTTCTGAAAAGTAAAACCATCATCCTGAGAGACTTCATCTACAACGGAAGGCGTAACAGCGGGAGGCGCAAGAAGGGCCCTATGTGTGGGTGTTTCAGGCCTTCAAGTTCAAGTAGTAGGAATGGAAGCAGCCCTTagttttttattgttcttttttttttacccTTTGGGTTGAATAGAAGTTTGCTACATGTATTTTATCTTCTCTTTGATTAGCTGGAGAAGAACTGATCTCCTTATTGTAGATGCTGtctaatattttgaataaactGCTTCTGCTATCACATACTTAAGTATCTATATGTGAGTTAAGTATCTATTGTGTTTCATTTTTGTGCTTTGTTTTGGAACAATAATTAAGCTATACTTAAGTTTAAAGTATATTTACAAAAGTACTTCACCCTAACTTAATATTTACGTGCTATCAAATGGATAATTTATGAAACTAGAGCTCCCTTGTCATTTTCTTGAAGTTGACCCAATTATATTTTCGCCTTCAAATagtaaaaagaaacaaaaacaatTCAAATTAGCTACTAGACTGATTCATTACAAGGAATTCATAATTGGCTGGTAGAGGGAAAATCTTTGAAAAGCTTGAtttcttaaattatttttaatcatgTAGATAGTCTGCACAACAACCACTAATAAAAAATGGAACAAAATAGAGCCAATAGTGTTGCAAACATCACTCACCAACACAAAATTGGTATTACAATTAAACCAAATCAATCATATCTTACATGTCACAATTGATTAACAATTAAACATTCCAATAATCACGTTATTGTTTGTTCTTTTCTTgtcaaattatttataaaaaaacagtaaaaaaaatgatagCAACTGATCATGGATAGTAGTGgtgtggcggcggcggcgggggaggaggaggtggcggcggcggtggtggtggcggtggcggaggACTCCTCCGCGAACAGCCAAAGGAACCGCAATCGACGGGGTGTGAATAGAAATCATGACATTCTTGAGAAGAGCGTTGCTTAGGTCGATAAGGTATGCAATTTTTGGCATCATCTTTATCCTTGAGCTTCAAGCAAGAGTGATCCTCGCCGCAGAAGTAGTTATCGGAGTAAGTAAAGTTCTCGAGGCGCGGCAGCGAGCAGATGCTCGCCGGAATCTGGCCGGAGAGTCTGTTTCCGGCGACGTTGAGCTGCTCGAGGCTCTTCATGTTCCCCATCGACTCCGGCAGGCTCCCGACGAGGTCATTCTCGCTGACGTCGAACACCGTCAGCTTCGTCAGCTCCCCGATCTCCTCCGGCAAGCAGCCGCGGAGCCCGGCGTTCATCAGGATTATCTCGTTGAGCGTGGCCGCCATCTTCCCGATCCCTGCGGGCAGGCACCCCCGGATGTCGTTGTTCGCGATAACCAAGACGGATACCGTCGAGTTGCCGAGGTTTTTAGGCAGATTGAGCTTGAAGCGGTTGTTGTTTATGAAGAGCGCGTCGAGTTTTAGATCGAATAGGTCGTCGGGGACGTCGCCGGAGAATTTGTTATACCGGAGGTCGAGGAATTTGAGCTCCGGGAGGCAGAGGACTACCGCCGGAAACTCGCCGGAAAGTAGGTTGTTGCTGACGTCGAGCTCGTAGAGGAGGCCGAGGTGGCGGAAGGAGGCGGGGAGGGTGCCCTTGAACCGGTTGGAGTTGAGGTGGAAGACGGCGAGGTCGGTCAGTAGGCCGAGCTCCTCGGGGAGTGTGCCGGATATTCTGGCGTGGTTGAGGTCTATGCCGGCGACGGTGGTGGTGTGGGGGTCGTCGGGGGCGGGGGCGCAGTAGACGCCGGTGTAGGAGCAGACGTCGTGGCCGTGCCACGTGGCGGTGATGTTTTTGGGGTCGTCGGTGATGGTGTGCTTCCAAGCTTGGAGGGCTATCAAGGCATTGGAGAGTCTAGGGTTTGGGAAGTAGGGTTTTTGTTGGTGAGATGGATTAGTGATGGAGGAGATGATTAGTGTGAGGATTAGTAGTAGTAATGGTGATGGGATTttcattgttgttttttttggtTGTGATGATTTTGGAGAGTTGAGACTGTGAGGGGTTTATATAGTAGTGTGCTGTTCAAGGTTAGATGATTAAATTAGGTTCGCAAATGGATCAACATATCTTAGTTTCCTAGTATAAAATTTGTAGTGTATGTTTGTGATGGAAATTGTGgtttaactattttttaaatCATCAGTTGTTGGTGATTTTTGTAATTAATAGTAGCTCATGTTTTAGCTAATTGAATGTTTTGTACTGCTAAATTAGAAAAAACTAATGGGAATATGTAGCCAGTGgattaaaatatagtatatgCTTGACTTCATCAGAAGGTGATGAGAAAGAAGGGATAGTTGTTTTGGAAGTTACGTTCTAacgtatactccctccgtcccccaaaattcgtcatcattcgacccggcacgggttttaataaatgtaatagaaagtgggttgaaaaagttggtggcatgtgggtcctacttttatatgttagttttataataaaatgtgagtgtgaatgagttagtggaatgtagggtccactaccaaaaatggtaaaagtgaaatgtgacaaatttttagggatggacgaaaaaggaaataagtgataaattttcgagggagtattatttaatgaaTAAAGGGTGTTAGCAATATTGAAAAGGCAAAAATCGGATGAAGATTGGGTTTTGATTTCACCAGAAACACGGTTTTTAGTTTCGGTGGCTATCAtacttaaatatttataaattaattagtcTTTTTGGAGCTTTTTAATTACATTAAAATCGAAACGAAACAATTTTTGGAAGACTTGTTCTAACAATGGTCTCACAAAGAGGCCAAAAATGTATATGCAGGAATCTTATTAGTACTATGTTCCAACACCTACATTATGTCTCACGTGTTACACtatcaaatttattattttgaaattgaattaatataaaACAAGCTAGTTGGGTAAAAAAAATCCTGATTGATAATTAAAAAACTTAAGCTAAATCACacaaaaatgaaattagaaGTGAGAAATGGCCGTGTAGGATTACAAAAAACGAGAGGATCTCAAATACAAAAATGTGGTTTGAAATTCACTATAGAGATCAACATGAcatttttggtttaatatttTACATGAATATATATGAATAAGATAAAACACCGTAGTAGTCGAACCACAGGCTTAAAATGTCTTTGGTTAAAAATACCCAAGTATCTAATTTGCTGCAATTTACAATTACATGTGTGATAATTGATAAGTACAGGCTTCCTGCCTGCACCTAGAATAATATgttggttgagaattttaatgTTGCAATAATCAAGCTATGGAGTTTGGTTTCTCTCTACTATTATGCACTGTATATCCTAATTTCTTGCATTCATCGACAAAGAAAAAACACTTGTCGTTGCATTGTGTGTTTTGATAAATTAGAAGCTTACTCATATAGTTATGTTTACCATGTACATGAGTAATTTtgagtttttattattttacggTAAATATATACTACAATAAATAAAACCTGGATGGAGAAATTTTGAACAAAGTCTACAAAAGTAATGATATATTATTATGCTAGTGATCTGGCCAGAGCTTTATAATAAAcgttaaattttaaataatggaAAATCATTTTGTTGAAGTGTTGGGTTGATCAAGTCACTGCAGAAGTAATTTAATTGGCGCAACCAGTTTCACCAACTATCAGTATATATAATTTACTTTTGCAGTCAATAATATGAAATCCATATTTGATTAAGACATTAAGTTTCAAATTGTtctagaaaatttaaatttgttgagttatattttctttaaatagTTAGTCGTTGGATGTGAAATTGTGAATATAAATGTGATCATCCATTGATAGGGATTGCagaagaagaaaatagaaatgGTCGTGTGGAAATTTGAAGACAGCCTGGCAAGTGAATTTCATAGCTGGAAAGAGTCAATTTACCATGATCAAAACAGCATGCTCAAATTGGTTTTGCATGTATTTAATTGTGttaactttaatttta
It contains:
- the LOC121770413 gene encoding leucine-rich repeat extensin-like protein 6: MKIPSPLLLLILTLIISSITNPSHQQKPYFPNPRLSNALIALQAWKHTITDDPKNITATWHGHDVCSYTGVYCAPAPDDPHTTTVAGIDLNHARISGTLPEELGLLTDLAVFHLNSNRFKGTLPASFRHLGLLYELDVSNNLLSGEFPAVVLCLPELKFLDLRYNKFSGDVPDDLFDLKLDALFINNNRFKLNLPKNLGNSTVSVLVIANNDIRGCLPAGIGKMAATLNEIILMNAGLRGCLPEEIGELTKLTVFDVSENDLVGSLPESMGNMKSLEQLNVAGNRLSGQIPASICSLPRLENFTYSDNYFCGEDHSCLKLKDKDDAKNCIPYRPKQRSSQECHDFYSHPVDCGSFGCSRRSPPPPPPPPPPPPPPPPPPPPHHYYP
- the LOC121784091 gene encoding protein NETWORKED 1A-like is translated as MAALSHSESRRLYSWWWDSHNSPKNSKWLQDNLTDIDSKVKFMIKLLEEDADSFARRAEMYYKKRPELMKLVEEFYRAYRALAERYNHATGELRHAHRTLAKAFPDQVPVDLIEDSPSKPPGTPETRIARALFGTDDMHELKEDRQMGDEEDLKYIEQSTTFNDQVLKLSNENQHLKDVVAKETGRAGEAESEVENLRRALADIRAEKESVLIQYQKCLAELSSAERELNNAKDDSVELNEKASRAEIEVQTLKEALVQLEVEKNAGLIKHLMYLEKITNLEENSRELGDKICRLERENEEDYNQCLEKISILENLITILENEARLLKKQAETAENQVSELQQSLADLNKEKEDSALRYKSCLETISKLERDLMSAKEEVKRLNNDVLIGNLKLRTAEDKYILLEMSNLSLQTEAEKLEKKIAAKDEELSRKQEELENLQTCLQDEHSRRASVEATLQDLHSQSRDDQRALRQELENVLCTLKDLEARKLGLEEEICQVREENQSLSEAKSYSIENMQNEILTLREIKERLEKEVSRHTDLSNSFKQEIMSLEEEIEGLNRRYQALIEQVEAAGLSQKCVVSSIKSLQNENSMLREINEEANDERQLLSDKLKSMQELLDKKVVLESSLSRLQSELESSKDTVKALQESSRFLLGEKAAFVSEKASLLSQLKSMTDNMHNLLERNAVLENTLCNARVELEGLREKSKGLEELCDLLKNERSHLLEERSSLATRLANVESRLETLEKRYTGLEDKCMSLEREKEGVHCQVEELKISLFMEKQERSSSQLQSNTRLAGLEDQIRFLKQENGWKKKEYEEELEKSLKAQFEISILHKFMKDMEEKNCSLIIECQKHVEASKLAEKLISELENESLEQQAEAEVLLDEIERLRLNIYQVFRALEADSDCHPEDKIEGAVQHILGAIEDKKCSILSHENEKELLLVENSVLLTLLEQLECKGMEFELQRKTLQQEFKTMGTMAKTEKDKLQELNAILKSDVSESRQHAAILEAELESLTIKQADLHKSYDALEEAYLQVNRDNTNLLNKFSDLKEEKYKVDQHNNAALLEWLATANESVVFRSFVEEKASQVKLLLSDLNRQHDISCGLERKMSALVEKLELQNAENELLKDTVRKLEGEMQGMREHNVEMKKEILSGKHSLLQTEGKLLDAEKKLQTVETFNLQLCRTVDELMTDVQESAQMKETLENDITQLSEANSALREEMESLMVMKMNFESELSQLREQMEENTIREQALCSDLKEKSHEFELWEAEATAFYFDFQISSIHEVLFKNKVQELSGVCRKLKNENASKTSEMEQMKGQISSMENEISGLKSQLYAYNPVIAALKEDIMLLEHNALLQMKLKASRSHETEILEFVADDSETVVEDSSLVSLQRLQMRVNAVGKLMEEMNKPAGPRRSISKSNQDSTSGELEQVKSRCFLGRDKHEHNRRKGPGSETSNTPKLQKIKTKASEAKNGMLIKDIPLDQVTSASLKAIRKKGSGRVDEQMLELWETSAGKRDLTIGESLRRSFKMSDKDIVYDEFENAKRMSDPPFTDSDAEKELGVDKCEVSRSSSSSELNREVSSGRRVLERLTSDAQKLESLQTTVLNLRGKLETNRKGYRKAKNVDLETVQEQLLEAEETVVNLVDLNGRLVRSIEECPSPDGKASPQKKEAVKTRRRKVTEQARKGSERIGRLQLELQKIQYILLKVEDEKNKSRNKFLKSKTIILRDFIYNGRRNSGRRKKGPMCGCFRPSSSSSRNGSSP